The following are encoded together in the Planococcus antarcticus DSM 14505 genome:
- a CDS encoding class I SAM-dependent methyltransferase, whose amino-acid sequence MYPFTGYKNILNMVFNEITKKEQSHVLDIGFGTGVVALKLYENGHQIDGLDFLQI is encoded by the coding sequence TTGTATCCTTTTACCGGATACAAAAATATATTAAATATGGTTTTTAACGAAATCACGAAAAAAGAGCAGTCGCACGTATTGGACATTGGATTCGGTACGGGTGTTGTAGCCTTGAAGCTTTACGAAAACGGCCATCAAATAGATGGCTTGGATTTTCTCCAAATATGA
- a CDS encoding alpha/beta fold hydrolase: protein MRHIVDVNNKRMEVFLRGERGIPILILSGMGCSFEEWFEVTEALSQTNRVFMLHRPGLGESELGEEVRTSSQVVDEINQLLCVLGVDELIVLIGHSYGGLCAQHFTKLYPDKVSALLLVDSTSVDVERLDMLDLPVLNQNSSDEEWMEECKSYSFLLEKELKQIIKPVLSENQKKTAFINTKEVD, encoded by the coding sequence ATGAGACATATTGTGGATGTAAACAATAAAAGAATGGAAGTATTTCTTAGAGGGGAAAGAGGAATTCCAATCCTTATTCTATCTGGAATGGGATGCTCGTTTGAAGAATGGTTTGAAGTGACAGAAGCTCTAAGTCAAACTAACAGAGTTTTTATGTTACATCGACCGGGACTTGGAGAAAGTGAATTAGGGGAAGAAGTACGCACAAGTTCTCAAGTAGTTGATGAAATCAATCAGTTGTTATGCGTTTTAGGAGTGGACGAACTAATTGTTCTAATCGGTCACTCGTATGGTGGATTATGTGCGCAGCACTTTACCAAGTTATATCCCGATAAAGTGAGTGCATTACTTCTGGTAGACTCTACTTCTGTTGATGTGGAGCGACTTGACATGTTGGACCTTCCTGTATTAAACCAAAATTCTTCAGATGAAGAATGGATGGAAGAATGCAAAAGTTATTCTTTCTTACTCGAAAAAGAATTGAAACAAATTATTAAGCCTGTATTATCGGAAAATCAAAAAAAAACTGCCTTTATCAATACAAAAGAAGTTGATTGA